A window of the Rhizobium brockwellii genome harbors these coding sequences:
- the leuC gene encoding 3-isopropylmalate dehydratase large subunit produces the protein MSAPRTLYDKIWDDHLVDEQPDGTCLLYIDRHLVHEVTSPQAFEGLRMTGRKVRAPEKTLAVVDHNVPTSPDRHLGIKNEESRIQVEALATNAAEFGVEYYSASDKRQGIVHIVGPEQGFTLPGMTIVCGDSHTSTHGAFGALAHGIGTSEVEHVLATQTLIQKKAKNMLVRVDGVLPPHVTAKDIILAIIGEIGTAGGTGHVIEFAGEAIRALSMEGRMTVCNMTIEGGARAGLIAPDEKTFEYIKGKPRAPKGEALEQAIAYWKTLQTDEGAHYDRVVVLDAASLPPIVSWGSSPEDVISVQGIVPNPDDIQDETKRTSKWRALDYMGLKPGTKMTDITLDRVFIGSCTNGRIEDLREVAKVVEGKTVASTVDAMIVPGSGLVKEQAEAEGLDKIFKAAGFDWREPGCSMCLAMNDDRLKPGERCASTSNRNFEGRQGFKGRTHLVSPAMAAAAAIAGHFVDIREWN, from the coding sequence CGGCACCTGTCTTCTCTACATCGACCGCCACCTGGTCCACGAAGTCACCTCGCCGCAGGCTTTCGAAGGCCTGCGCATGACCGGCCGCAAGGTTCGCGCGCCGGAAAAGACGCTCGCCGTCGTCGACCATAACGTCCCAACCTCGCCCGACCGCCATCTCGGCATCAAGAACGAGGAAAGCCGCATCCAGGTGGAAGCGCTGGCGACCAACGCCGCCGAATTCGGCGTCGAATATTATTCGGCAAGCGACAAGCGCCAGGGGATCGTCCACATTGTCGGTCCGGAACAGGGCTTCACCCTGCCCGGCATGACCATCGTCTGCGGCGACAGCCACACCTCGACGCATGGCGCTTTCGGCGCGCTGGCACACGGCATCGGCACCTCCGAGGTCGAGCATGTGCTGGCGACCCAGACGCTGATCCAGAAGAAGGCAAAGAACATGCTGGTGCGGGTCGACGGCGTGCTTCCGCCGCACGTCACGGCCAAGGACATCATCCTTGCCATCATCGGCGAGATCGGCACGGCCGGCGGCACCGGCCACGTGATCGAATTTGCCGGCGAAGCGATCCGCGCGCTGTCGATGGAAGGCCGGATGACCGTCTGCAACATGACGATCGAAGGCGGCGCCCGCGCCGGCCTGATCGCCCCTGACGAAAAGACCTTCGAGTACATCAAGGGCAAGCCGCGCGCGCCGAAGGGCGAGGCGCTGGAACAGGCGATCGCCTACTGGAAGACGCTGCAGACCGACGAGGGCGCGCATTACGACCGCGTTGTCGTGCTCGATGCCGCCAGCCTGCCGCCGATCGTTTCCTGGGGCTCCTCGCCCGAGGATGTCATCTCCGTCCAGGGCATCGTTCCGAACCCCGATGACATCCAGGACGAAACCAAGCGCACCTCCAAGTGGCGCGCGCTCGACTATATGGGCCTGAAGCCGGGCACGAAGATGACCGACATCACGCTTGACCGCGTCTTCATTGGCTCCTGCACCAACGGCCGCATCGAGGATCTGCGCGAAGTCGCCAAGGTCGTCGAAGGCAAGACGGTTGCCTCAACCGTCGACGCAATGATCGTTCCAGGTTCCGGCCTCGTCAAGGAACAGGCGGAAGCCGAAGGCCTCGACAAGATCTTCAAGGCCGCCGGTTTCGACTGGCGCGAGCCGGGCTGCTCCATGTGCCTTGCGATGAACGACGATCGCCTGAAGCCGGGCGAACGCTGCGCTTCGACCTCGAACCGCAACTTCGAAGGCCGCCAGGGCTTCAAGGGTCGCACGCACCTCGTCTCGCCGGCAATGGCCGCTGCAGCCGCGATCGCCGGGCACTTCGTCGATATCCGCGAGTGGAACTGA
- a CDS encoding aldo/keto reductase, with translation MTAQPIITFHDGHSIPQVGLGVWQTPQDIAAPTVRTAIAAGYRHIDTASGYDNEEGVGEGIRSSGLDRKDIFVTTKLRNTDQGYDNTLRAFDGSLKKLGSEYVDLYLIHWPSPHRGLYTETWKAFARIREEGRARSIGVSNFNPEHLERIIGETGVVPVINQIELHPDFQQKVAQEAHQKLNIATESWSPLGQGKFISNAVIGEIAKKHQKTPAQVIIRWHIDTGLVVIPKSVTPSRIEENFQVFDFKLDADDMAAIAKLDSAGARMGPDPITATF, from the coding sequence GTGACCGCTCAACCTATCATCACTTTCCATGACGGACATTCCATTCCACAAGTCGGCCTCGGCGTCTGGCAGACGCCGCAGGATATTGCCGCTCCCACCGTGCGCACGGCGATCGCCGCCGGCTATCGTCACATCGATACCGCTTCCGGCTACGACAACGAAGAGGGTGTCGGCGAAGGCATCCGCTCTTCCGGCCTCGACCGCAAGGACATCTTCGTCACCACCAAGCTCAGGAATACCGATCAAGGCTATGACAATACGCTGCGCGCCTTCGACGGCAGCCTGAAGAAGCTCGGTTCCGAGTATGTCGACCTCTACCTCATTCACTGGCCGTCACCGCATCGCGGCCTTTATACGGAGACCTGGAAGGCTTTCGCCCGCATCCGGGAAGAGGGCCGTGCCCGTTCGATCGGCGTGTCGAATTTCAATCCCGAACATCTTGAGCGTATCATCGGCGAGACCGGCGTCGTTCCGGTCATCAACCAGATCGAGCTGCATCCCGATTTCCAGCAGAAGGTGGCGCAGGAGGCACATCAGAAGCTGAATATCGCCACCGAATCCTGGAGCCCGCTCGGTCAAGGCAAGTTCATCTCGAACGCTGTTATCGGCGAGATCGCCAAAAAACATCAGAAGACGCCGGCCCAGGTGATCATTCGCTGGCACATCGACACCGGCCTCGTCGTCATCCCGAAATCGGTGACGCCGTCGCGCATCGAGGAGAACTTCCAGGTGTTCGACTTCAAGCTCGATGCCGACGACATGGCCGCGATCGCCAAGCTCGACAGCGCCGGCGCCCGCATGGGGCCGGATCCGATAACGGCGACCTTCTGA